From the genome of Medicago truncatula cultivar Jemalong A17 chromosome 2, MtrunA17r5.0-ANR, whole genome shotgun sequence:
agcatccatgaaagctttcttttgtccggtaggagcatttgtgtagaagaagaactctggagatgtagcaagattgatgggcttcgacttcatagggaaaccaaactgtctcatagcaagctcggggttgtagttgattcccccacgggtaccaagaagaggtacattgagaaagtctccacaacccataatgatttccttcacctgagcggccggagtgagccaaacgacctcattaggagtgagggccataatccgctgcgagtaggaccagttctccgagttgtcatggaaggaactcggaaggtgcgaaataaaccacctatacaaaagagatgtgcagcaaagaatatacccacggcccttgagagtcctgtcatgaatggcgtggtaggtatctgctagcaaagtaggaactgggttcttggaatgaaagatctcgatagcattcatgtccacgaagttgtcgaggttcgggaagagaatgagcccgtagataagcaaagcaagaatagcctcgagtgcatcctgacgagtagtaccgagattagcctgctcaagaagatactttgaagtgaacccccggatgtgagacttggtaataagatggttggagacgtcggaagtcttgagatagagatccttagcaataaccagaggagtaagggaagtcccgggaccggtgaaaggcgtcttctcggctataggtaaacccactagattggagtaagcctcgagagtaggaaccaactggaagtccgggaaagtgaagcaacggaagcttggatcataaaattgcactagagtgtgcactagcttctcatccacatcggttcggagtaaagtaagcaatcccccatactggagtcggaaccctgtttgactcttgactttgagtgccaactctctcaaaccaaccaaatccacttccttgaacttgtagcacttagtcttcttcatacctgtgattatttacaaaaaattctcatttgtttaaacccttcgatgaatgcatgaaaaaagtttatgcatgaatgcatgtatgcatgattgtgttgtttaaaagtgggttgagtttcaaggtaacggggccacggatggacacggcgtccggtgaactaaggctctggatagtagtaaccaaggttctaacacagttcccaaactgcaacctctctcacatatatcatggtagtacaggacgacacccgttccatgattatttgtgagaaggtctagtttgagtgtagtatcgcgtgacgactaaagtttgagacaacactcaatttagccaccgcactacgtcctaaaaaggctaggatgggtttggtaactacggttcatagcttcgtcgaacaattgaaagtgaagtgcctaagcatgacaacacacgccgacaatatcaccttcaaaatgcctcagctatgtgagattgatcgcataatccaatacacgaggcaacccccggatcgaattgtcgattatatctctacctaaacataagttcactcagcccgggtataggacttttgatattctcaccccacacgtcaaatgaaaataaacaagtattcacatatgtaagcaataaaataaagcgtaaatataaactaaggaaaactaggcgtgacccgctaaaagaaatccccagtgaagtcgccatttctgttatcatggttttggggtgccaagccattaattggacttgaacctttcgaccgttgatatctctcttttttcttgggaagggtaaaaggagaaaaacccttgagtttccgaattcgggggtcgttttcgctacgggaaggtgttaggcacccggagcgattatggtattccataagaaccgctctcctaagtttatttctacgctttagttttattgctcaTTTGTAAAAACggaggtatgattagtgaagaatgggggggaagaagaagtagaatttgatttttatttcggcttggatgagttttgactcattgcctacgtacccttttaagggatcaaaaccgttcgtagttcattctcaaaaatggtttttgtttttgttggttgattttaagtttgaaaagagattttgaagaaaggagatgagaggcctcaagggcataagatttggaaagtgtgaggtggaattagtcattttgcaaaaataaagtccaaggaggattaagatttattgaaaattttacttaagaaaataaagggggaaataaggagttttgactccattttattttcaaaaaggttttcaagtgttatttgcatgttttggaaaaaagttgatttttatctaagtgtttaagcctaagcattcatctaaccatacaatcctatgcatacatctaaggtgagtgtgtgcgtgccggtgcgtcatagtgtccatagtccatattacaaaaattgcctaaatacattctatggcccctttgccaagctacaaaccaatgataacaaattacatcaccaaatgaattaaaatttgcaaaaataaatgctaagctaaagaaagtggaggagatagtgaaatgctatgggtgaagtcacataaggaacaaaatgttagtgaaacaaggaaaaatataatgggaatgatgaaaaatgcaccaaatgaatatgcaataaaaaggggtaaaaacatgagaatttatcaatcacaatatgtaaaaatgcatcaagaacatatatgggattttaatgagcaagaattaaagaacaaagtaaaggaaataaatgcaaaaataagcaaataaattctaatacttagaggaaaaattaaaatgatagggaaatatttttttagaaattttttagaagcataaaacaccaagaaagtgtaaaaaaggtatttaaaacacaattaaaaggcaattaaaaaaaaactcagcaggatttaatctggaccgttggatgaatccagaggtccagatctagcCTTCAaaatcacatcacagccacttgatcaaagatcaaagggtccagaaaaaagcataaaagatagtgtaaattgcaggaagcacagtgaccgttagatcaaagatctaacggttcaaacagaagatataccatatttcacacaaaaagtcatgcacaggattcaaaatcaaacacacagcagccatcagatcttggaacaatccagatctgatggttcacagagcgagggaacatggcaagagcacgcacgcgcgcgcgtgggatcggagggagtataaaaaggattttcttcacaaaaaaaacacaaaacctttcctcttctctctctaagttaaacttagagagagaagctctcccttctctctaaaaaggTGGCGGCCGGAGCTGATATGGAGGTGGCGGCCGgagcttttccggcgcggtggccggccggtttccggcggcggcgccaccgcgtcggaattttttttattatttttttttcaaaatttttataccaaaagcttcgtctcctcctcctctacacaaatccggcactaGTTTTAGCGAGAAAGGTTCGATTCGgactagatctacatttttctttgaaaattttttcacacttttttttgaaaaaaaaccacggatttagatatcctttttgcTCTAGTGTCCGAATCCGGccttagaattttcaaaatccgaacgtacaagcctagatctaccgatacatatccgtaacaaactttttcacactttttcacTACATATGCGCGCAAAACGGagaaaaaggagagagaaacGCGTTACCTCTGTCGTAGAACGGAGAAAAATCTTCGAAAAACTTCGAGTCTCTCTCTTCTCCTCGCGCGCGCGCGCTTGATGTCCCGCCGGCGTTgtttttgctcgaaaatccggtacgtttttgtgttgatgtgatgtttcgcggtggttttgagtgaatccggttcggatttgttgattttgtggtggttggggctgttttggagtgaatccggttcggatttgttgattttgtgaagatttgttcttggtgttcttggagaattttttggtgattttctgttttggatctaactgattttggagagagaaagaaatttctgtttttgtgatgtgactgattctttcttttttatttggatctgacacatctatttatagcctgccatgtgtatttgtgggccaatgagaaaatgccatctggactgggactgaagtgtgcgaaaattctggacaaaaatgcccctgggaccttttctgcaaaaaaaataataaaaaaggactggacagcaattaaaaatggacaaaaaataaaaattaaaaagttttggactaaattgtgatttaaaaataaaattgaactaaaaaaagtaattttgacaaacgtaaagtgaaacaaaaaataaaattgacaaaacggactaaaacgaatcaatggcttaaatgaggtacttcaaagtaacctctctatgccgaaattttgtgtgaaatgaccaaaatgcccctagggctaaaaatgacctaaacagattcaaattgacttgacactgactcagatgcaagtttgaaatgaatttaacaaggtttactgatgaaatgttaaaaatcaatctgaaaagactcagagacagtcgcaaggatgaaaatgggtcccactgcaggaaatgaccaaaatacccttctgtacgactttttgcaaattttgaaataaactgtagaaaaagcaatgtaatgattcagagacacttttgaatgacttacaagacaagtaaagacatttcgaaaggttttatgcaagaaaaacataggtaaaattgtgattgaaaatactgcgaggcagagacaatttgaactgtgcagttgaaatttgataattgacaaagtttgaaatgaaattgggcccagtatttttaggtccaaaaacagggtataacacaaACCAAATAAGTTTCATAAATATATAAGTTGCTCATGGCAGCCCTGCCATGTTAGAAAATTGACACAGATGATGTCGAATATCCCCAGGTAAAACAGAGGAGATACCCAACCAAAGTCAAACCTGAGACCAAATAGAACTTAAATGAACACACTCCAGAAACAAATGATTAGCAGATTCCTATTCGCCACACCCTAATACACACACCACACCATTTGGTGGGAGGACCCTCCTACGCACCAAGTTGTCTTTTGTAGGTAACCTATTACGCATGAGGCGCCACACAAACAAAGAGACCTTTGCTGGAATAAGCCGATGCCATACATTGTCATCATGAATGCTATCCGACGGTTCACCAGATGTAGTAATAAAACGGTATGCGACCCTGACTGAATAGCCATGAGTAGGATCTAAATACCACCTCCAAGTATCATGAACAttatcctgcaaaacaatgtttATGTAATAAAATTGAACACTCCCTCACATTTTCCTCCTCCCAGGCCAACAATCGCCTACGCCAAATCCAAGCTTCAGCCCCCTCCGCCCACCCTAGCCTACACATCTCTGCCACCGAACACTCCTTATCCACTGCCAAATCAAAAAGACAGGGAAATTTATGACTCAACGGAATATCCCCCACCTAGGCATCATGCCAAAATAAAGTGTCTCGACCATCGCCTAAAACCCACTTTATGTTATTGTCGAACCACCTACCAACACCCTCACCAACCCCTTCGCGGACCCTACTCAACATCCGCCACCATGTCGAACTATGTCTACCACCCTCTTGCAACCGCCCCCTGCCTCACCATAACGGGCTCTTAAAACACGATTTCACAACCCCTCCTTATCAGTCAACTTCCTCCAACAACACTTCCCTAACAACGCTGAATTAAAAGCTCCTATTCGCGTTACCCCCAACCCTCCAAGCAATTTTCCTATTTTCCTCACAACCCCcccaaaaaaatcttttaaaaatagattcaatagaagaaattatacctgcaggggctttgaaaaaggaaagaaagtaaaccggaAGAGAGGACATGACAGACTTCAGAAGAACCAAACGGCCACCGGAAGACAGGAATTTATTATTCCACGACGACAGGCGAGAGACAATGCGATCGACAACATGTTTCCAAAAACTAAGTTTCCTAGAATCACCACCAATAGGCAACCCCAAATAAATAAACGGAATAGTTCCCCTCCAACAATTCATCACCAACGCCGCCTCCGACAACCAAGATTCAGAGATATTGATACCTGTCAGCATACTCTTGTTAAAATTCACCTTCAAGCCTAACACCTCTTCAAACAACAACATTGCCCTCATGGTACGCACATTCAACAAACTCTTTTCTCCAATAATAATAGTGTCATCTGCGAACTGAAGGTGTGTCAATGTAACTCCACCACCAGAACCAACACCATACCCATGAAAGCGTTGAGCCTCCACCACCGTGTTCATAATCACATTGTTTTAAATTCGAACAAATATTTCATCCTTCCATTATGTAGAGTACACAACTAATCTTctatcaaaaattaaattaaaatttaaggaCAAATATTTTCGAACGATtatcttaaatatttattttttgacaaaataatactccctccgtccctaattataagacctttttgagaattttttttgtccctttttataagacccctttgttatttccaac
Proteins encoded in this window:
- the LOC112419309 gene encoding uncharacterized protein; amino-acid sequence: MNTVVEAQRFHGYGVGSGGGVTLTHLQFADDTIIIGEKSLLNVRTMRAMLLFEEVLGLKVNFNKSMLTGINISESWLSEAALVMNCWRGTIPFIYLGLPIGGDSRKLSFWKHVVDRIVSRLSSWNNKFLSSGGRLVLLKGRLQEGGRHSSTWWRMLSRVREGVGEGVVDKECSVAEMCRLGWAEGAEAWIWRRRLLAWEEENDNVHDTWRWYLDPTHGYSVRVAYRFITTSGEPSDSIHDDNVWHRLIPAKVSLFVWRLMRNRLPTKDNLVRRRVLPPNGVVCVLGCGE